Proteins from a single region of Haloterrigena alkaliphila:
- a CDS encoding Lrp/AsnC family transcriptional regulator codes for MDDLDRQILDILRRDARTPYTEIADEVGTSEGTVRNRVERMMDEDVIERFTISTRTGNVQAMLEISVAVDVDTKAVSERMAEWDEVDFVWMVSGEQDVVLVVDAADTRGVNDLITKARDQEEVVSTKTRLILDEELG; via the coding sequence ATGGACGACCTGGACCGACAGATCCTCGATATCCTCCGGCGAGACGCCCGGACGCCCTACACCGAGATCGCCGACGAGGTCGGGACGAGCGAGGGAACCGTCCGCAACCGCGTCGAACGAATGATGGACGAGGACGTCATCGAACGGTTCACGATTTCGACCCGGACGGGAAACGTGCAGGCGATGCTCGAGATCAGCGTCGCGGTCGACGTCGACACCAAGGCCGTCTCCGAGCGGATGGCCGAGTGGGACGAGGTGGATTTCGTCTGGATGGTCTCGGGCGAACAGGACGTCGTCCTCGTCGTCGACGCCGCGGACACCCGCGGGGTCAACGATCTGATCACGAAGGCCCGCGATCAGGAGGAGGTCGTGAGTACGAAAACGCGGCTGATTCTGGACGAAGAGCTCGGCTAG
- a CDS encoding MGMT family protein: MEDVTDAGIYARESSYLDRYVELGAASGRVLSVTFPEIADDDAEADHPVLDRIFEYLEGLEEVTFDDVQVALTVPTDQRAVLESVREIPYGDQVSVETLARMTPDLDHEDEDDIILVRTALDENPAPILIPDHRVRDGPSAAPPPVEQKLRSLEEL, translated from the coding sequence ATGGAGGACGTCACGGACGCCGGAATCTACGCGCGGGAATCGTCGTACCTCGATCGATACGTCGAACTCGGGGCCGCCAGCGGGCGCGTCCTGAGCGTCACGTTTCCCGAGATCGCTGACGACGACGCCGAGGCGGATCATCCCGTGCTCGACCGCATCTTCGAGTACCTCGAGGGGCTCGAGGAGGTCACCTTCGACGACGTGCAGGTCGCCCTGACGGTGCCGACCGACCAGCGCGCGGTGCTGGAGTCGGTCCGGGAGATCCCCTACGGCGATCAGGTCAGCGTCGAGACGCTCGCCCGGATGACTCCCGACCTCGATCACGAGGACGAGGACGACATCATCCTCGTCAGAACGGCCCTCGACGAGAACCCCGCGCCGATCCTGATCCCCGACCACCGGGTCCGCGACGGGCCCAGCGCCGCGCCGCCACCGGTCGAACAGAAACTGCGCTCGCTCGAGGAACTGTAG
- a CDS encoding CPBP family intramembrane glutamic endopeptidase yields the protein MAQWATFAGVTGVVLVLLLVLSHLTQTAFSDPPDPSERERGRNADGDSFSSVSADEASPRADSPSDIDTDRQPRGDADASASKSALETDVDLETDIDHENDADPAREREVAVDASGPLDRRPEPERPNGRTGRIDPQSLSVGELLANVALSQGLFASVLLGAVVYTGIPADALGLEFSRSFLREGFVLGTAYGLVLYVANEIAAAVATRFGFDHEEDLRELLAPETLRGWLVLLLVVLPIIAVFEELLFRAALIGAVATGFGVSPWLLAVVSSVAFAVGHGMQGSVGVVVTGVLGFVLAAIFVVTGSLLVVIVAHYLVNALEFVVHEGLEFDWADSLEN from the coding sequence ATGGCCCAGTGGGCGACGTTCGCCGGCGTAACGGGCGTCGTCCTCGTGTTGCTGCTCGTTCTTTCCCACCTGACACAGACCGCGTTCTCCGATCCGCCGGACCCGTCCGAGCGTGAGCGCGGGCGCAACGCCGACGGCGACTCGTTCTCGAGTGTGTCGGCCGACGAGGCGTCTCCGCGTGCGGATTCGCCGTCCGATATCGATACGGACCGGCAGCCTCGAGGCGACGCGGACGCCTCGGCGTCGAAATCGGCCCTCGAGACCGACGTCGACCTCGAGACCGACATCGACCACGAGAACGACGCGGATCCAGCGCGCGAACGAGAGGTCGCGGTCGATGCCAGCGGCCCGCTCGATCGGAGGCCGGAACCCGAACGTCCGAACGGCCGAACCGGACGTATCGACCCGCAATCGCTGTCGGTCGGCGAACTGCTGGCCAACGTCGCGCTCTCGCAGGGGCTGTTCGCGAGCGTCCTCCTCGGCGCGGTCGTCTACACGGGGATCCCGGCCGACGCGCTGGGGCTCGAGTTCTCCCGATCGTTCCTCCGAGAGGGGTTCGTCTTGGGGACGGCGTACGGCCTCGTGCTTTACGTCGCCAACGAGATCGCGGCGGCGGTCGCGACCCGGTTCGGGTTCGACCACGAGGAGGACCTCCGGGAACTGCTGGCGCCGGAGACGCTGCGTGGGTGGCTCGTGCTGTTGCTGGTCGTCCTGCCGATCATCGCGGTTTTCGAGGAGTTGCTGTTCCGGGCGGCGCTGATCGGCGCCGTCGCGACCGGCTTCGGCGTCTCGCCGTGGCTGCTGGCCGTCGTCTCGTCGGTCGCCTTCGCCGTCGGCCACGGAATGCAGGGCTCGGTCGGCGTCGTCGTCACCGGCGTCCTCGGCTTCGTCCTCGCGGCGATTTTCGTCGTCACCGGGAGTCTTCTCGTGGTGATCGTCGCCCACTACCTGGTCAACGCCCTCGAGTTCGTCGTCCACGAGGGCCTCGAGTTCGACTGGGCGGACTCCCTCGAAAACTAA
- the lonB gene encoding ATP-dependent protease LonB, whose protein sequence is MSKDTNVDDPPEDASDDGPDNEQARQPRDGASESKRQGERSPLEEDGDRGDVDDGDEFDDPIDEFEPDSTEDDDIETVDDLGSSVEVDPGVEVDEEIAEDDLLGGLKIDSTEDIEVPDRLVDQVIGQDEARDIIIKAAKQRRHVMMIGSPGTGKSMLAKAMSQLLPQEDLQDVLVYHNPDDGNEPKVRTVPAGKGEQIIDAHKEEARKRNQMRSILMWIIIAIIIGYAILSPASILLGILAAGIVWLIFRYTNRGSDAMVPNMIVNNGDKRTAPFEDATGAHAGALLGDVRHDPFQSGGMETPSHDRVEPGSIHQANKGVLFVDEINTLDVRTQQKLMTAIQEGEFSITGQSERSSGAMVQTEPVPCDFIMIAAGNLDAMENMHPALRNRIKGYGYEVYMEDTIEDTPEMRRKYARFIAQEVERDGRLPHFTADAVEELILEAKRRSGRKNHLTLHFRTLGGLVRVAGDIARSEDREFTTREDVLQAKGRSRSIEQQLADDYIERRKDYELQVAEGGVEGRVNGLAVMGEDSGIMLPVMAEIAPAQGGGQVIATGQLKEMAEESVQNVSAIIKKFSDVDLSEKDIHIQFVQTGQQGVDGDSASITVATAVISALEDIPVDQTVAMTGSLSVRGDVLPVGGVTHKIEAAAKAGCKKVIIPAANEQDVMIEEEYEEMVEIIPCSNISEVLDVALMGEPKKDSLVDRLKSITGSAFDQGTVGSAGGSNPSPQ, encoded by the coding sequence ATGAGCAAGGATACGAACGTTGACGATCCTCCCGAAGACGCTTCCGACGACGGGCCTGACAACGAGCAGGCGCGACAGCCTCGAGACGGGGCGTCGGAGTCGAAGCGCCAGGGAGAACGGTCGCCGCTCGAGGAGGACGGTGACCGGGGCGACGTCGACGACGGTGACGAGTTCGACGATCCGATCGACGAGTTCGAGCCGGATTCGACCGAGGACGACGACATCGAGACCGTCGACGACCTCGGGAGCTCCGTCGAAGTCGATCCGGGCGTCGAAGTAGACGAGGAGATCGCCGAGGACGATCTGCTCGGCGGCCTCAAGATCGACTCCACCGAGGACATCGAGGTCCCGGATCGGCTCGTCGACCAGGTCATCGGTCAGGACGAGGCCCGAGACATCATCATCAAGGCGGCCAAGCAGCGCCGGCACGTCATGATGATCGGCTCGCCGGGGACCGGGAAGTCGATGCTGGCGAAGGCGATGAGCCAGCTGCTTCCCCAGGAGGATCTCCAGGACGTCTTAGTCTACCACAACCCGGACGACGGCAACGAGCCGAAGGTCCGCACCGTCCCCGCCGGCAAGGGCGAACAGATCATCGACGCCCACAAGGAAGAGGCCCGCAAGCGCAACCAGATGCGGTCGATCCTGATGTGGATCATCATCGCGATAATCATCGGCTACGCGATTCTCAGCCCCGCCAGCATTCTGCTCGGCATCCTCGCGGCGGGGATCGTCTGGCTGATCTTCCGCTACACGAACCGCGGGAGCGACGCGATGGTGCCCAACATGATCGTCAACAACGGCGACAAGCGCACCGCGCCGTTCGAGGACGCAACCGGCGCCCACGCCGGCGCGCTGCTGGGCGACGTCCGCCACGATCCCTTCCAGTCCGGCGGGATGGAGACCCCGAGCCACGACCGCGTGGAACCGGGCTCGATCCACCAGGCCAACAAGGGCGTGCTGTTCGTCGACGAGATCAACACCCTCGACGTCCGCACCCAGCAGAAGCTGATGACCGCGATCCAGGAGGGCGAGTTCTCGATCACGGGCCAGTCCGAGCGCTCCTCGGGCGCGATGGTCCAGACCGAGCCCGTCCCCTGTGACTTCATCATGATCGCGGCCGGGAACCTGGACGCGATGGAGAACATGCACCCCGCGCTCCGGAACCGTATCAAGGGATACGGCTACGAGGTGTACATGGAGGACACCATCGAGGACACCCCCGAGATGCGGCGCAAGTACGCGCGCTTCATCGCCCAGGAGGTCGAACGCGACGGCCGCCTCCCCCACTTCACTGCCGACGCCGTCGAGGAACTCATCCTCGAGGCCAAGCGGCGCTCGGGCCGGAAGAACCACCTGACGCTGCACTTCCGCACCCTCGGCGGGCTCGTCCGCGTCGCGGGCGACATCGCCCGCTCGGAGGATCGGGAGTTCACCACCCGCGAGGACGTCCTGCAGGCCAAGGGCCGCTCGCGCTCGATCGAGCAACAGCTCGCCGACGACTACATCGAGCGCCGGAAGGACTACGAACTGCAGGTCGCCGAAGGTGGCGTCGAGGGCCGAGTCAACGGCCTCGCCGTCATGGGCGAGGACTCCGGGATCATGCTCCCCGTCATGGCCGAGATCGCCCCCGCCCAGGGAGGCGGGCAAGTGATCGCTACCGGTCAGCTCAAGGAGATGGCCGAGGAGTCCGTCCAGAACGTCTCGGCGATCATCAAGAAGTTCTCCGACGTGGACCTCTCGGAGAAGGACATCCACATCCAGTTCGTCCAGACCGGTCAGCAGGGCGTCGACGGCGACTCCGCCTCCATCACGGTGGCGACGGCCGTCATCTCCGCCCTCGAGGACATCCCGGTCGACCAGACCGTCGCCATGACCGGCTCCCTCTCGGTGCGGGGCGACGTGCTCCCGGTCGGCGGCGTCACGCACAAGATCGAGGCGGCCGCGAAGGCCGGCTGCAAGAAGGTCATCATCCCTGCCGCCAACGAGCAGGATGTGATGATCGAAGAGGAGTACGAGGAGATGGTCGAGATCATCCCGTGTTCAAACATCAGCGAAGTCCTCGACGTCGCCCTGATGGGCGAACCGAAGAAGGACTCGCTCGTCGATCGACTCAAGTCGATCACCGGCTCGGCGTTCGATCAGGGCACCGTCGGCTCCGCCGGCGGCTCGAACCCGAGTCCCCAATAG
- a CDS encoding nicotinamide-nucleotide adenylyltransferase, producing MTRGFYIGRFQPFHNGHLSMVEQIAEDVDELVLGIGSADDSHTVRNPFTAGERIMMITKSLVDYDLVTYAVPIEDLERNSVWVSHVQSMSPDFDVAYSNNPLVIQLFREDDIEIRQSPMFNREVLEGSEVRERMITGGDWETLVPGAVVEVVEEIGGIERIQMISGSDSNGA from the coding sequence ATGACCCGGGGGTTCTACATCGGCCGGTTCCAGCCCTTTCACAACGGCCACCTCAGCATGGTCGAGCAGATCGCCGAGGACGTCGACGAACTCGTTCTGGGGATCGGGAGCGCAGACGACTCGCACACCGTTCGGAACCCGTTCACGGCGGGCGAGCGCATCATGATGATCACGAAGTCGCTCGTCGACTACGACCTCGTCACCTACGCCGTCCCGATCGAGGACTTAGAGCGCAATTCCGTCTGGGTGAGCCACGTCCAGAGCATGAGTCCCGATTTCGACGTCGCTTACTCGAACAACCCGCTCGTCATTCAACTCTTTCGGGAGGACGACATCGAAATTCGCCAGTCGCCGATGTTCAACCGCGAGGTGCTCGAGGGCAGCGAGGTCCGCGAGCGGATGATAACGGGCGGCGACTGGGAGACGCTCGTCCCCGGGGCGGTCGTCGAGGTCGTCGAGGAAATCGGCGGCATCGAACGCATCCAGATGATCAGCGGCTCGGATTCCAACGGCGCCTGA
- a CDS encoding SAM hydrolase/SAM-dependent halogenase family protein, translated as MITLASDFGTPYPAAMKGVLCRRTAARLIDVAHDFPRQDVRAGAFWLREVLPYFPPATHLVVIDPGVGTDRDALVVRAGEHALVGPDNGVLLPPARRLAGDAALETYVIDERRLEPVEPAGGETGPSATALSGADADGSDARHGGGDGDARHGPASATFHGRDVFAPAAGEVHEAGLDSLGDLEWLAPLEADPVDCHLPEATVEDDRAAGEVLVVDGFGNVITNVPGDVLAGRERIVVNGETVPVGETFAAVPVGERLATVGSHGYVELDVNRGRGDEAFGLEAGDRVVLEGVSE; from the coding sequence ATGATTACGCTCGCGTCGGACTTCGGGACGCCGTACCCCGCGGCGATGAAGGGTGTGCTCTGCCGGCGAACTGCCGCCAGACTGATCGACGTCGCCCACGATTTCCCCCGGCAGGACGTTCGCGCCGGCGCCTTCTGGCTCCGCGAGGTGTTACCCTACTTTCCGCCGGCGACTCACCTCGTCGTGATCGACCCCGGCGTCGGCACCGACCGCGATGCGCTGGTCGTCCGTGCAGGCGAGCACGCGCTTGTCGGGCCCGACAACGGCGTCTTGCTCCCGCCCGCGCGCCGACTCGCCGGCGACGCCGCCCTCGAGACGTACGTGATCGACGAGCGCCGCCTCGAGCCGGTCGAGCCGGCCGGTGGCGAGACCGGGCCGAGCGCGACGGCGCTCTCGGGAGCCGACGCCGACGGCAGCGACGCTCGCCACGGCGGCGGCGACGGCGACGCCCGGCACGGTCCGGCCAGCGCTACGTTCCACGGCCGGGACGTCTTCGCACCCGCCGCCGGCGAGGTCCACGAGGCCGGACTCGACTCGCTCGGCGACCTCGAGTGGCTCGCGCCGCTGGAGGCAGACCCCGTCGACTGCCACCTCCCCGAGGCCACCGTCGAGGACGACCGCGCGGCGGGCGAGGTGCTGGTCGTCGACGGCTTCGGGAACGTGATCACGAACGTGCCCGGCGACGTTCTGGCGGGTCGCGAACGGATCGTTGTGAACGGCGAAACGGTGCCCGTCGGCGAGACGTTCGCCGCGGTCCCGGTCGGCGAGCGCCTCGCGACCGTCGGCAGCCACGGCTACGTCGAACTCGACGTCAACCGGGGACGGGGCGACGAGGCCTTCGGCCTCGAGGCGGGGGATCGGGTGGTCCTCGAGGGCGTCTCCGAGTGA